The region GTGGCGCAACCCCATCCCGCGCGGTGGGCTCGGCGTACCGGCGGTGATCCGGCCCGCCCCGGCCCCGGCCAGCAGCGGGGACACGGTCAGGCAGACCTCGTCCACCAGGTCGTCGGTGGTGAGCGCGCCGAACAGGTACGGCCCGCCCTCGCAGAGCAGTTGCCGGTGGCCCCGCCGGTGCAGTTCGCCCAGCCCGGCCGCCAGGTCGACCCGGTCGACCAGGTCGGCCCGGTCGTTCTGGTCCACCAGTCCGACCCGGTTGACCAGGCCGATCTCGGTGGACTCCGCGCTGCGGCTGTTCGGGTCTTGCGGGTCGGCGCTGACCCGAATCAGGTCGGCGACGGCGGTCAGCCCGGCCGGCGGGGTGGAGCGCCCGTGGGTGAGCACCACCGGGCGGACCGGGGCGTTCGCGAACGCCGCCTGCCGGGGGTCGAGGTCCAGCGCCCCGGAGACCACCACCAGGGTCGGGTACTCGGCCAGCCCGTGCGCGCGCCGCCAGGCCCGGCGACGCTCGTCGAGGCGTACCGGGCCGTAGTTCTCCTGGCGGAGGGTGCCGGCGCCGACCACCAGGGCGTCGCAGAGCATCCGGAGTACGCCGAAGACCCGCTTGTCCGGGCCACCGGACAGCCCGGCGGAGAACCCGTCGACGGCCACCGCCCCGT is a window of Micromonospora sp. NBC_01699 DNA encoding:
- a CDS encoding pyrimidine reductase family protein — protein: MTESTAAAPTPPTDPRTPIHRLWPAPDGTPLDDAALAALYGRTEQPHLRVNFVSSIDGAVAVDGFSAGLSGGPDKRVFGVLRMLCDALVVGAGTLRQENYGPVRLDERRRAWRRAHGLAEYPTLVVVSGALDLDPRQAAFANAPVRPVVLTHGRSTPPAGLTAVADLIRVSADPQDPNSRSAESTEIGLVNRVGLVDQNDRADLVDRVDLAAGLGELHRRGHRQLLCEGGPYLFGALTTDDLVDEVCLTVSPLLAGAGAGRITAGTPSPPRGMGLRHLLAAESTLLLRYTRD